In Bradyrhizobium manausense, the sequence TATTTTACTTGACGGCCGGGGCCTGACGTCGAAGGCTTGAGACTCAACCATAACGCAATCCTGCGAGAGGTATTCGGTTGCGGCATCCGCTCGACATCATCGCCATGTTCGCCGCGCTATGGCTGCTGGCATCGATGGTGCTCGACGCGCTGACGCCGAAGGAATTGACGGCGATCATGATCGCGATTGCGATCGGACCCGCCATCGTCGTCACCGCCGTGTTCTACTACCTGCGCTGCCCACGGCTGGATTTTGCGGTGATGTTCGCAGCGCTCTGGCTGATCTCCGATATCGCCATGGCGTTCGTCTCGCAGACCCAGCTGCCGCACTTCCTGATCGTGCTCGGTTTCGTGCCGGCGGCGCTGATCGGCGGCGTCCTGCACTGGCAGCGCTTCCAGCGGCGCCACGAGCGCCTGCCCGCGCCTTCGGTCAAACGAAGCTAGCGCGACAGCAGGTTCGTCTTCGCGAGGTCGATGACTTCATCGCCACGGCCGCTCATCACTGCACGCAACACCCAAAGACTGAAGCCCTTGACCTGTTCGGCGGTGATGGTCGGCGGCATCGACAGCTCCTGCTTGGCGGTGACGACGTCGAGCAAAGCCGGGCCGTTATGGGCCAGCATCTCCTTCATGGCACCAGGGAGTTCGCCGGGATCCTCGACGCGCTTGGCAAAGATGCCCATCGCACGCGCCATCGCTGCGAAATCGGGATTCTCCAGATCGACATTGGTGTCGACGAAGCCGGCCGCCTTCATCTCCAGTGCGACGAAGCCGAGCACGCCGTTGTTGAAGATGACCACCTTCACCGGCAGCTTCATCTGCGTCAGCGTGATCAGGTCGCCCATCAGCATGGTGAAGCCGCCGTCGCCCGACAACGAGACCACCTGGCGGCCGGGCTGCGCTGCCTGGGCGCCGATCGCCTGCGGCATGGCGTTGGCCATCGAGCCATGCACGAAGGAGCCGATCAGCCGACGGCGTCCGTTCATGTCGAGATAGCGCGCGGCCCACACCGTGGGCGTGCCGACGTCGGCGGTGAAGACGGCATCGTCGGAGGCGTGATCGCTGATGACTTTTGCGAGGTACTGCGGATGAATGGGCTTGGCTCCCGGCGTGCCCTTCGCCAGCGAGTCCAGGCCTTCACGCGCCTTCCGGTAGTGCGCGAGGGCGTCGTCGAGATGCTTGCGCTGCGTCTTGGTCTTGAGCAGCGGCAGCAGCGCCTCGATGGTCAGCTTGACGTCGCCGACCAGGCCGAGATCGATCTTGCAGCGGCGACCGAGATTCTCGGGGCGGATGTCGATCTGCGCGACCTTCGCATCCACAGGGAAGAACTGCTTGTAGGGAAAGTCCGTGCCGAGCATCACCAGCACGTCGCAGGCATGCATGGCGGCGTAGCCCGAGGAGAATCCGATGAAGCCGGTCATGCCGACATCGTAGGGATTGTTGTATTCGACATGCTCCTTGCCGCCGAGCGCGTGCACGATCGGGCTCTTAAGGCTTTCTGCGAGCTGCATCAGCGGCGCGTGTGCGCCGGCGCAGCCGCGGCCACAGAACAGCGTGACGCGCTCCGAGCTGTTCAAGAGGTCGGCGAGTGCCTTGAGTTCTTCGGCCTGCGGCACGACTTTTGGCGCAGCGAGTGCAAGCCCGCGATTGGTCGACAGCGCGCGCTTCGGAGGGCTGCGGAACGCGACATCGCCGGGCATGGCGACGACGGCAACGCCGCGCAGGCCGACCGCCGCGCGGATCGCGTTCTCCAGCACGAAGGGCAACTGGCTCGGATCCGAGATCAGCTCGCAATAATGGCTGCATTCGCGAAACAGGTTTTGCGGATGAGTTTCCTGGAAATAGCCGCCGCCGATTTCCGCCGACGGGATTTGGGCAGCGATCGCGAGCACCGGCACACGGCTGCGATGCGCGTCGAACAGGCCGTTGATCAGATGCAGATTGCCGGGCCCGCAGGAGCCGGCGCAAACCGCAAGGCTGCCCGTCATCTCGGCTTCGCCGGCGGCCGCGAATGCCGCGACCTCCTCGTGGCGGACATGAATCCATTCGATGGTGCCGCGACGGCGCAGCGCCTCGGTGAGACCGTTCAGACTGTCACCGACGATGCCGTAGATGCGCTTGACGCCGGCCTGTTCGAGCGTTGCCACGAACAGATCGGCTATGTTGTTGATCGCCATGATGGTCTCCTGATCTCGCTGATGCAGCAAGATAGGACAACGCATGACCGTGACCGCATCACGGCTTGTTTATTGTTCGATCAGTCTTTCGCAATCGCCCGATCATAGGCCTCGATCGTCGCTTTCGCGCGCGCGGCGACATCGGCGGCCGACATGCCGGGCTTGTAGAGGCTGGAGCCGAGCCCGAACGCCGTCACACCGCCCTTGATGTACTCCGCAAAATTCTGGTCGGAGACGCCGCCGACGGCGGCGATCATCACACCGGCCGGCAGGATGGCGCGGATCGCGGCAATGCCTGATGCGCCGAGCACGCTCGCCGGAAAGAATTTCAGGCCGGATGCGCCAGAACGTGCCGCGAGCAGCGCTTCGGTCGGCGAGAACACGCCGGGCAACGTGATCATGGCGTACTGATGTGCACGCGCGAGCACCTGCGTATCCACGTTCGGCGAGACCATCAGCTTGCCACCGACGTCATTGAGGCGGTCGACATCCGCAGTGGCCAGCACCGTACCGGCGCCGATCAGCACGCCTGACGGCGCGAGCTTTGCAGCGGTGCCGATGGAGCGGAACGGATCCGGC encodes:
- the poxB gene encoding ubiquinone-dependent pyruvate dehydrogenase, with protein sequence MAINNIADLFVATLEQAGVKRIYGIVGDSLNGLTEALRRRGTIEWIHVRHEEVAAFAAAGEAEMTGSLAVCAGSCGPGNLHLINGLFDAHRSRVPVLAIAAQIPSAEIGGGYFQETHPQNLFRECSHYCELISDPSQLPFVLENAIRAAVGLRGVAVVAMPGDVAFRSPPKRALSTNRGLALAAPKVVPQAEELKALADLLNSSERVTLFCGRGCAGAHAPLMQLAESLKSPIVHALGGKEHVEYNNPYDVGMTGFIGFSSGYAAMHACDVLVMLGTDFPYKQFFPVDAKVAQIDIRPENLGRRCKIDLGLVGDVKLTIEALLPLLKTKTQRKHLDDALAHYRKAREGLDSLAKGTPGAKPIHPQYLAKVISDHASDDAVFTADVGTPTVWAARYLDMNGRRRLIGSFVHGSMANAMPQAIGAQAAQPGRQVVSLSGDGGFTMLMGDLITLTQMKLPVKVVIFNNGVLGFVALEMKAAGFVDTNVDLENPDFAAMARAMGIFAKRVEDPGELPGAMKEMLAHNGPALLDVVTAKQELSMPPTITAEQVKGFSLWVLRAVMSGRGDEVIDLAKTNLLSR
- a CDS encoding 2-dehydro-3-deoxy-6-phosphogalactonate aldolase is translated as MSVPFPPMKRPLVAILRGVKPEETEAIVGVLIEAGMTAIEIPLNSPDPFRSIGTAAKLAPSGVLIGAGTVLATADVDRLNDVGGKLMVSPNVDTQVLARAHQYAMITLPGVFSPTEALLAARSGASGLKFFPASVLGASGIAAIRAILPAGVMIAAVGGVSDQNFAEYIKGGVTAFGLGSSLYKPGMSAADVAARAKATIEAYDRAIAKD